In the Leptospira limi genome, one interval contains:
- a CDS encoding tetratricopeptide repeat protein yields the protein MAQEIQTLFNEAVRLERNGEWDRAETQYKSLLEKDPNYHLALQNLGVIYAKQGKHADAIPLFSKAYKLHANVKNSYNLAVSLYKHNETEKAISFLKQTLSFEKKFISAHLLLAQAYQKLGNDEKTEVYLNNVIKIEPNHKSALGGLAMFYYERNRFPESLKMIERYLILYPGNAQLKIIQSEILAKQGNYKASANLLTTMVKEDAGFTHFNESLQSAWQEEDQIAKESLERIQSKAKKKLKEFKTKLELSKENPEEFSPPDPQEALDLSLLYLFNGNPEKAMQYLVFAQKMKENADSDGTS from the coding sequence ATGGCACAGGAAATCCAGACTCTATTCAATGAAGCAGTGCGTTTGGAGCGGAATGGTGAATGGGACCGTGCCGAAACCCAATACAAATCTTTATTGGAAAAAGATCCAAATTACCATCTTGCCTTACAAAACTTAGGTGTAATTTACGCAAAACAAGGCAAACACGCAGACGCGATCCCTCTTTTTTCAAAAGCATACAAATTACATGCGAATGTTAAAAACAGTTACAATCTGGCTGTTTCTCTTTATAAACACAACGAAACTGAAAAAGCGATTAGTTTCTTAAAACAAACCTTATCCTTTGAAAAGAAGTTTATCTCAGCTCATTTATTACTCGCCCAAGCATATCAAAAATTGGGAAACGATGAGAAAACTGAAGTGTATTTGAACAATGTCATCAAAATTGAACCTAACCATAAATCAGCTTTAGGAGGGCTTGCGATGTTTTATTACGAAAGGAATCGTTTTCCAGAAAGTTTAAAAATGATTGAGCGTTATTTGATTTTATATCCGGGGAATGCTCAGTTAAAAATCATCCAATCCGAAATTTTGGCCAAACAAGGGAATTATAAAGCATCTGCAAATTTACTAACAACTATGGTAAAAGAAGATGCTGGGTTCACACATTTTAATGAAAGTTTACAGTCTGCCTGGCAAGAAGAAGACCAAATTGCAAAAGAAAGTTTGGAAAGAATCCAATCAAAAGCCAAAAAGAAATTAAAAGAATTTAAAACGAAATTAGAACTCTCCAAAGAAAATCCAGAAGAATTTTCACCCCCAGATCCGCAAGAGGCATTAGATCTAAGTTTGTTGTATCTTTTCAATGGAAACCCAGAAAAAGCGATGCAGTATTTAGTATTTGCACAAAAGATGAAGGAAAACGCAGATTCAGACGGTACTTCCTAA
- a CDS encoding tetratricopeptide repeat protein yields the protein MKPSIYFSFAIFLILGLENCRYPIAKQDVLESDTLFLESTDPKAKECNEEGIRFTKSMQLDSAAATWDNCILSNPNDVSLHLNRLRFYFLLDEYEVLKQKVTKESPSRSSVTYQSILKELEFRLRLEEKVILLDALSRVKGWELFAYEELANYYLQVGNFQFAEGYFNQILEVVPFHENALYGMADIQVHKGNWYSLLDYAKSLEVSAKKNKDFHFYFLKGNYELGRYEIALKWAESASTNEKSDINFLELWRDTLLVINDNPKWDSLLPYYRKAKEKGYSVPESVFFPTLSKEGKDVRKAIRSGRS from the coding sequence TTGAAACCTTCCATTTATTTTTCTTTTGCCATTTTTTTGATTTTAGGATTGGAAAATTGTCGTTATCCAATCGCCAAACAAGATGTACTCGAATCAGATACCTTATTTTTAGAATCTACTGATCCAAAAGCAAAAGAATGTAATGAAGAAGGAATTCGTTTCACAAAATCCATGCAGTTAGATTCTGCCGCTGCCACTTGGGACAATTGTATACTATCAAATCCTAACGATGTATCTTTACACCTCAATCGATTACGATTTTATTTTTTGTTAGATGAATATGAAGTTCTAAAACAGAAGGTAACCAAAGAGTCACCTTCTCGTAGTTCGGTTACTTACCAATCAATTTTAAAAGAGTTAGAATTTCGGTTACGATTGGAAGAAAAAGTAATCCTTTTGGATGCACTCTCGCGTGTCAAAGGTTGGGAATTATTTGCTTATGAAGAACTTGCTAATTATTATCTACAAGTTGGAAATTTCCAATTTGCAGAAGGTTATTTTAACCAAATTTTAGAAGTTGTACCATTCCATGAAAATGCTTTGTATGGAATGGCAGACATTCAAGTCCACAAAGGGAATTGGTATAGTTTACTAGATTATGCAAAATCATTAGAAGTTTCTGCAAAAAAAAACAAAGATTTCCATTTTTACTTTTTAAAAGGGAATTATGAATTGGGGCGGTATGAGATCGCGCTCAAGTGGGCTGAATCAGCTTCTACAAATGAAAAATCAGATATCAATTTTTTGGAACTTTGGAGAGACACACTTCTAGTTATAAATGACAATCCAAAATGGGATTCCTTGTTACCATATTATCGTAAAGCCAAGGAAAAAGGATATTCAGTCCCTGAATCAGTTTTTTTCCCAACCTTATCGAAAGAAGGGAAAGATGTTCGAAAGGCAATTCGTTCTGGAAGAAGTTAA
- a CDS encoding OmpA family protein, with product MKKFLVSLLISVFPILGQPLPKVKDVRFYPPLNTQNVEYNPIVSPTGRYLVFQSNRPGGEGGMDLWISENLSFPDRMKLPVWSAPKNFRELNTTNFEGMFSILFDEEEKPYELYFTSVRDKTQKDVKKNREGYDGLNIYYTKINQRTGLWSVPTHVNEINSNFEDKMPAVSPDGCSVVFSSNRPGGLGGFDLWISKREPITKDTEKNPDKPKIKCRDGIWQKPISLGPVINTGEDEISPNFHWDGLRLYFSSNRGDKNRKFSFYYSEFNEANGQFETPKLLGNPFNTNQPLSGESTGFPFDTPSDYSTYSLWEESDNEGISVTYDDLWFYFSSNRPGGEGQFDIYRTMVPEDLRRTYDFVFRGLVLDGSEAIMIGLDSTLKIYDDTKPIQVITSKRIGGDLSLEDVENFRTTIKTGKLYRVEVSSPGFHPTEILLDLRGNVGKDKEQYSQIILQPIRPVKDNRPDKTIQGIRFVVKDKKTDLVIPNAICFYFDDLTRKGKSLSATDGHFDLEQTPTMDFEILARAKGFKEETFLFSKDKIQEMSGKETVLYLRNLKDFDDLYNTIIYFPFNERTLSDEDKKKLDLLADFLIQHKNEKVEIGGHTDNIGNKEYNINLSEDRALSVYQYLRLKGVPKERMKVQAYHYSQPISDNETEEGRSRNRRVNFKKID from the coding sequence ATGAAAAAATTCCTTGTTTCCTTACTGATTTCGGTGTTTCCAATCCTCGGCCAACCACTTCCGAAAGTGAAGGACGTAAGGTTTTACCCACCTCTCAATACTCAAAATGTGGAATACAATCCAATTGTATCACCAACAGGCAGGTATTTGGTCTTCCAATCCAACAGACCTGGTGGAGAAGGAGGAATGGACCTTTGGATTTCTGAAAACTTAAGTTTTCCTGACCGAATGAAATTGCCTGTCTGGTCAGCTCCTAAAAATTTCAGAGAACTGAATACTACCAATTTTGAAGGAATGTTTTCGATTCTTTTTGATGAAGAAGAAAAACCTTACGAACTATACTTCACCTCAGTTCGAGATAAAACACAAAAAGATGTCAAAAAAAACCGAGAAGGTTATGACGGATTAAATATTTATTATACAAAGATCAATCAAAGAACAGGTCTTTGGTCTGTACCCACTCATGTGAATGAAATCAATTCAAATTTTGAAGATAAAATGCCTGCAGTTTCACCTGATGGATGTTCGGTTGTGTTTTCCTCCAATCGGCCAGGCGGACTTGGTGGATTTGATTTATGGATTTCAAAACGGGAACCAATTACAAAGGACACAGAAAAAAATCCTGATAAACCAAAAATCAAATGTAGAGATGGTATTTGGCAAAAACCTATTTCACTTGGTCCTGTGATCAACACAGGTGAAGACGAAATCAGTCCCAACTTTCATTGGGATGGGCTTAGATTGTATTTTAGTTCCAACCGTGGCGATAAAAATAGAAAGTTCAGTTTTTACTATAGTGAATTTAACGAAGCCAATGGGCAATTTGAAACACCTAAATTATTAGGCAATCCATTTAATACCAACCAACCATTGTCAGGCGAATCGACGGGTTTTCCTTTCGATACACCTTCTGATTATTCCACTTATAGCCTTTGGGAAGAAAGTGACAATGAAGGGATATCGGTAACGTATGACGATCTTTGGTTTTATTTTTCATCCAATCGACCTGGTGGTGAAGGCCAATTTGATATTTATCGTACAATGGTTCCAGAGGATTTGAGAAGGACCTATGACTTCGTATTCCGCGGTCTAGTCTTAGATGGATCGGAAGCCATAATGATTGGTTTAGATTCAACCTTAAAAATTTATGATGATACAAAACCAATCCAAGTGATCACATCAAAACGAATCGGTGGGGATCTTTCTTTAGAAGATGTAGAAAACTTTCGTACGACAATTAAAACAGGTAAACTCTACCGAGTGGAAGTTTCTTCACCAGGATTCCATCCAACAGAGATATTGCTCGATCTCCGCGGTAATGTGGGAAAAGACAAAGAACAATATTCACAAATCATTTTGCAACCAATTCGGCCTGTTAAAGACAATCGACCTGACAAAACCATACAAGGAATCCGATTTGTAGTAAAAGATAAAAAAACAGATTTAGTCATACCAAATGCAATTTGTTTTTACTTTGATGATTTGACACGTAAGGGAAAATCTTTATCAGCTACTGATGGTCATTTCGATTTAGAGCAAACACCTACAATGGACTTTGAGATATTGGCTCGTGCCAAAGGGTTTAAAGAAGAAACCTTTTTGTTTTCAAAAGATAAAATCCAAGAGATGTCAGGTAAAGAGACAGTATTGTACCTTCGAAATTTAAAAGACTTTGATGATTTGTACAATACAATTATTTATTTCCCGTTCAACGAACGAACATTGAGTGATGAGGATAAGAAAAAATTGGATCTTTTAGCGGACTTCCTCATCCAACATAAAAATGAAAAAGTTGAAATTGGTGGGCATACCGACAATATAGGGAATAAGGAATACAACATCAATCTAAGTGAAGATAGAGCTCTCTCTGTTTACCAGTATTTGCGTTTGAAAGGTGTACCAAAAGAACGAATGAAAGTGCAAGCTTATCATTATTCACAGCCAATTTCAGACAATGAAACAGAAGAAGGAAGATCTCGCAATAGACGTGTGAATTTTAAGAAGATAGACTAA
- the folP gene encoding dihydropteroate synthase, which translates to MAEIFGILNITTDSFSDGGKYLNPDEAIKKGTQLLQEGADWLDVSGQSSNVAASLVTEEEEWNRVEPVIRYFVPKGVRISLDSFRPEVQKKAIEAGVRCLNDITGFTYEGDRDFLKSYSQKYPDLKFIIMHSHNRNIARIKSTLSPEKVIKKIQIFFRDRRNELCSLGIEESAIFFDPGMGFFLSDDPMVSFRVLQDLEILKLEFPQLMVSVSRKSFLGNVLGNLPVEDREFATLACELHLLKNKIPFIRTHNVLKLRQAEKIWNLCQENE; encoded by the coding sequence ATGGCTGAAATCTTCGGAATCCTAAACATAACAACTGACTCATTTAGTGATGGAGGGAAGTATTTAAATCCAGATGAGGCCATCAAAAAAGGTACACAACTCTTACAAGAAGGTGCCGATTGGTTGGATGTTTCAGGGCAGTCCTCAAATGTAGCTGCAAGTTTGGTCACAGAAGAGGAAGAATGGAACCGTGTGGAACCAGTGATACGTTACTTTGTTCCCAAAGGTGTTCGAATCAGTTTGGATAGCTTTCGTCCCGAAGTCCAAAAAAAAGCAATTGAAGCAGGTGTTCGCTGCCTGAATGACATCACAGGATTTACCTATGAAGGTGACCGCGATTTTTTAAAATCATATAGCCAAAAATACCCTGATTTAAAATTTATCATCATGCATTCGCATAACAGAAATATTGCGAGAATTAAATCTACATTATCACCTGAAAAAGTAATCAAAAAAATTCAAATTTTCTTCAGAGACAGAAGGAATGAGTTATGTTCTCTAGGAATCGAGGAGTCTGCAATTTTTTTTGATCCTGGAATGGGATTTTTCCTGAGTGATGACCCAATGGTTTCCTTTCGAGTTTTGCAAGACTTAGAAATCTTAAAATTAGAATTCCCTCAGCTCATGGTAAGTGTTTCAAGAAAGTCTTTTTTAGGAAATGTATTGGGAAACTTACCTGTTGAAGACCGAGAATTTGCCACCCTCGCATGTGAACTTCATTTGTTAAAAAATAAAATTCCATTCATTCGAACGCATAACGTCCTTAAGTTGAGGCAAGCAGAAAAAATTTGGAACTTATGCCAAGAAAATGAATAA